The following are from one region of the Acidimicrobiales bacterium genome:
- a CDS encoding rod shape-determining protein, translating to MARDLAIDLGTANTLVYSRGRGIVLNEPTVIALNSRTHDVLAMGHEAWQMIGRTPGYIVAVRPLRKGAITDFDITQRMIRLLLQRAGVSRFNRPRVLICVPSAITEVERRAVEEAARGAGANGAYLIEQPMAAAIGAGLPIHEPLGNMVVDVGGGTTETAVISLGGIVALEAIRVGSFDIDASIQTYVRREYGIAVGERTAEEIKLAIGSAWPTDDSIKAEVRGRDLMTGLPKTVILAPEEVREAIEEQVGAIVDSVVKCLGNSPPELAQDLIGQGIHLVGGGGMLSGLDKRLSAETQLPVHLVDAPLECVVLGAGKCLEEFEAVKDLFM from the coding sequence ATGGCTAGGGACCTCGCCATAGACCTCGGCACCGCGAACACCCTCGTGTACTCGCGCGGCCGCGGAATAGTGCTCAACGAGCCCACGGTGATCGCGCTCAACTCCCGCACCCACGACGTGCTCGCGATGGGTCACGAGGCTTGGCAGATGATCGGGCGGACGCCCGGCTACATCGTCGCGGTGCGCCCGCTTCGCAAGGGCGCCATCACCGACTTCGACATCACCCAGCGGATGATCCGGCTGCTGCTGCAGCGCGCCGGGGTGTCGCGTTTCAACCGACCGCGTGTGCTCATCTGCGTTCCCTCCGCGATCACGGAGGTCGAACGACGCGCTGTCGAGGAAGCAGCCCGCGGCGCCGGCGCCAACGGTGCGTACCTGATCGAGCAGCCGATGGCGGCAGCGATTGGTGCGGGGCTGCCCATACACGAGCCGCTCGGCAACATGGTCGTCGACGTGGGCGGTGGTACGACCGAGACGGCGGTGATCTCCCTGGGCGGGATCGTCGCTCTTGAAGCGATCCGTGTCGGAAGCTTCGACATAGACGCCTCCATCCAGACCTACGTCCGTCGCGAGTACGGCATAGCGGTGGGGGAGCGAACCGCCGAGGAGATCAAGCTCGCGATCGGATCGGCGTGGCCCACCGACGACTCGATCAAGGCGGAGGTACGCGGCCGCGACCTGATGACCGGGCTGCCCAAGACCGTCATCCTCGCTCCCGAAGAGGTTCGGGAGGCGATCGAGGAGCAGGTAGGCGCGATCGTCGATTCGGTGGTCAAGTGCCTCGGCAACTCACCGCCCGAGCTCGCGCAGGATCTGATCGGTCAGGGAATCCACCTCGTCGGCGGCGGCGGGATGCTGAGCGGTCTCGACAAGAGACTCTCCGCGGAGACCCAGTTGCCGGTGCATCTCGTCGATGCGCCCCTCGAGTGCGTCGTGCTCGGCGCCGGCAAATGCCTCGAGGAGTTCGAAGCGGTCAAAGACCTGTTCATGTAG
- a CDS encoding HEAT repeat domain-containing protein, with amino-acid sequence MSPPADTAGGRRRAVALAGHTGDTATALAALHDESPAVRATALGALSRLGVLEPGDLESAMRDTAAEVRSRAAELSVAGDAAAVTSLVSLLDDPAAPVVEAACFALGEIGSAAGAAVPRLSSVAAEHREPLLREAAVAALGSIGDPAGLPAILRATSDKPAVRRRAVLALAPFSGDDVDAALNRAREDRDWQVRQAAEDLTGR; translated from the coding sequence ATGTCGCCTCCAGCTGACACAGCAGGCGGGCGACGGCGCGCCGTGGCTCTCGCCGGTCACACCGGCGACACCGCGACGGCACTCGCCGCTCTGCACGACGAGTCGCCGGCGGTACGCGCCACCGCTCTCGGAGCTCTGTCCAGGCTCGGAGTCCTCGAGCCCGGCGATCTGGAATCGGCGATGCGCGACACCGCGGCGGAGGTCCGCTCGAGGGCCGCTGAGCTGTCCGTGGCGGGCGACGCGGCGGCGGTGACGTCGCTGGTGAGCCTCCTCGACGACCCGGCGGCTCCCGTCGTGGAGGCGGCGTGCTTCGCGCTCGGCGAGATCGGAAGCGCGGCCGGCGCGGCTGTCCCGAGACTGTCATCGGTGGCGGCCGAGCACCGCGAGCCGTTGCTCCGAGAGGCCGCCGTCGCCGCTTTGGGGTCCATCGGCGACCCCGCCGGCCTGCCGGCGATCTTGCGCGCGACCTCCGACAAGCCGGCGGTGCGGAGGCGAGCGGTTCTCGCGCTCGCGCCGTTCTCCGGCGACGACGTGGACGCCGCGCTGAACCGCGCGAGGGAAGATCGCGATTGGCAGGTGAGACAGGCCGCAGAGGACCTGACGGGCCGCTGA